The Anolis carolinensis isolate JA03-04 chromosome 2, rAnoCar3.1.pri, whole genome shotgun sequence genome has a window encoding:
- the psmd12 gene encoding 26S proteasome non-ATPase regulatory subunit 12 → MADSGAERADGRIVKMEVDYSATVDQRLPECEQMARDGRLQEAVETLLSLEKQTRTASDMVSTSRILVAVVKMCYDAKDWDALNENIILLSKRRSQLKQAVAKMVQQCCSYVEEISDLPIKLRLIDTLRMVTEGKIYVEIERARLTNTLATIKEQSGDVKEAASILQELQVETYGSMEKKERVEFILEQMRLCLAVKDYIRTQIISKKINTKFFQEENTEKLKLKYYNLMIQLDQHEGSYLSICKHYRAIYDTPCIQAESEKWQQALKSVILYVILSPYDNEQSDLVHRISSDKKLEDIPKYKDLLKLFTTMELMRWTTLVDEYGKELRDGSLDSPATDVFGYTEEGEKRWKDLKNRVVEHNIRIMAKYYTRITMKRMAQLLDLSVDESEEFLSNLVVNKTIFAKVDRLAGIINFQRPKDPNNLLNDWSQKLNSLMALVNKTTHLIAKEEMIHNLQ, encoded by the exons ATGGCGGACAGCGGCGCGGAGCGGGCCGACGGGCGTATCGTGAAGATGGAGGTGGACTACAGCGCCACGGTGGACCAGCGCTTGCCTGAGTGCGAGCAGATGGCCCGG GATGGAAGGCTTCAAGAAGCAGTTGAAACCTTGTTGTCCTTGGAAAAACAGACTCGAACT GCTTCTGATATGGTATCTACATCTCGGATTTTGGTTGCTGTAGTGAAAATGTGTTACGATGCTAAAGATTGGGATGCTCTTAATGAAAACATCATTCTTCTGTCCAAAAGGAGAAGTCAGTTGAAACAg GCAGTTGCTAAAATGGTCCAGCAGTGCTGTTCTTACGTTGAAGAGATTTCAGATCTACCAATCAAATTGCGATTAATTGACACATTGCGGATGGTCACAGAAGGAAAG ATTTATGTTGAAATTGAGAGAGCTCGGCTGACAAATACTCTTGCAACAATAAAAGAACAGAGTGGAGATGTAAAAGAAGCTGCTTCCATTCTGCAAGAACTTCAG GTGGAAACTTACGGATCAATGGAAAAGAAGGAGCGCGTGGAATTCATTTTGGAACAGATGAGGCTTTGTCTGGCTGTGAAAGATTACATTCGTACCCAAATTATTAGCAAAAAAATTAACACCAAATTTTTCCAGGAAGAAAATACAGAA AAATTAAAACTGAAGTACTACAATTTAATGATTCAGCTGGATCAGCATGAGGGTTCCTACCTTTCCATCTGCAAGCACTACAGAGCAATTTATGACACCCCTTGTATCCAGGCTGAAAGTGAAAAATGGCAGCAG GCCCTgaagagtgttattctttatgttATCCTTTCACCTTATGACAATGAACAGTCTGACCTGGTGCATAGAATAAGCAGCGATAAAAAACTAGAAGACATTCCTAAGTATAA AGATCTTTTAAAACTGTTTACCACCATGGAATTGATGCGCTGGACTACTCTAGTTGACGAATATGGAAAAGAATTGAGGGATGGTTCTCTAGATAGCCCTGCAACGGATGTATTTGGTTATacagaagaaggagaaaaaagatggaaagatttaaaaaacagAGTAGTGGAGCAT aaTATTagaataatggcaaaatattataccAGAATTACCATGAAAAGAATGGCACAACTTTTGGATTTATCAGTTGAT gaaTCTGAAGAGTTTTTGTCCAACTTGGTGGTAAACAAAACCATCTTTGCCAAAGTTGATAGGCTGGCAGGGATTATCAACTTCCAGAGACCGAAGGACCCTAATAACTTACTCAATGACTGGTCTCAAAAGCTCAACTCATTGATGGCTCTTGTTAACAAAACAACACACCTCATTGCCAAAGAGGAGATGATACATAACCTGCAGTAG